One Bradyrhizobium sp. CCGB12 genomic window carries:
- a CDS encoding M23 family metallopeptidase produces the protein MSHRTSRGAYGRETGIIDLGHEPPLSVDGSEAAVIDRRRVSVQWFSGTILTGLCGAALIGGAVFASLDGEMTFAKVPERVEGALRGAFGGADRVATLHKSDRLPPPSESTASRNIMRVSTVARVGNRDVMRVRPFVRIAGNLSMTTSDLSAKIPPFNAQRLLTDVGSDPKTASEDPNNPEAVEPDAEVSFVTKDLSQVLPKAKITAVVALDDILMRVRDAANWRGNGGVRYASLSNATADVSGATGPSDIKMAYATEASSSDPYAGFETRVVPENVTLLPKTKEQITGGNPNGERVHMVKKGDSVASVLRDLGANPDEIKAITATLGPRGRDGGLKEGEKLRILMAPASPGARLQPYRVVVANDTMVEAIAALSDLGKYVAVDVSSMNTVADAAANASSDEDDDDDGSGVRLYQSIYETAMRNKVPMPVIEDMIKIYSYDVDFQRKVQPGDSFDVFYAGEEEGTTSSEKKDVLFASLTVGGETKKYYRYQSPDDGVVDYYDETGKSAKKFLVRKPVNNAIMRSGFGGRRHPILGYVKMHTGVDWATTYGTPIFSAGNGVIEKAQLEGGYGKYIRIKHNNGYETAYGHMSAFAKGMEPGKKVRQGQVIGFVGSTGQSTGPHVHYEILVNGRFVDPLRVKLPRGRSLEGPMLASFEKERDRLDGMMSGRGGAIARMSDATGGPLQVSNR, from the coding sequence TTGAGCCACAGGACGTCACGCGGCGCTTACGGGCGTGAGACCGGGATCATCGATCTCGGCCACGAGCCGCCGCTGTCCGTCGATGGTTCTGAGGCCGCCGTCATCGATCGCCGCCGCGTCTCGGTGCAATGGTTCAGCGGCACCATTCTGACCGGACTCTGCGGCGCAGCTCTGATCGGCGGCGCCGTTTTTGCGTCGCTCGACGGCGAGATGACCTTCGCCAAGGTGCCTGAGCGGGTCGAAGGTGCGCTGCGCGGTGCCTTCGGCGGCGCCGATCGCGTCGCCACGCTGCACAAGAGCGACCGCCTGCCGCCGCCGAGTGAGTCCACGGCTTCGCGCAACATCATGCGCGTCTCGACGGTGGCCCGCGTCGGCAACCGCGACGTGATGCGGGTGCGGCCCTTCGTCCGCATCGCCGGCAATCTGTCGATGACGACGAGCGATCTGTCGGCAAAAATCCCGCCGTTCAACGCCCAGCGCCTGCTCACCGATGTCGGCTCCGATCCGAAGACCGCGTCGGAAGACCCGAACAATCCCGAGGCCGTCGAGCCCGACGCCGAAGTTTCCTTCGTCACCAAGGACCTGTCGCAGGTGCTGCCGAAGGCCAAGATTACCGCCGTGGTGGCGCTCGACGACATCCTGATGCGGGTGCGCGATGCCGCCAATTGGCGCGGCAATGGCGGGGTGCGGTATGCCTCGCTCTCCAATGCCACCGCCGACGTTTCCGGCGCCACCGGCCCCTCCGACATCAAGATGGCCTACGCCACCGAAGCGTCATCGTCCGATCCCTATGCCGGCTTCGAGACGCGCGTGGTGCCGGAAAACGTCACGCTGCTGCCCAAGACCAAGGAGCAGATCACCGGGGGCAATCCCAACGGCGAACGCGTCCACATGGTGAAGAAAGGCGACAGCGTCGCCTCCGTGCTGCGCGATCTCGGCGCCAACCCCGACGAGATCAAGGCGATCACCGCGACGCTCGGTCCGCGCGGCCGCGACGGCGGCCTGAAGGAAGGCGAAAAACTCCGCATCCTGATGGCGCCCGCAAGCCCCGGCGCCCGCCTGCAGCCCTACCGCGTCGTCGTCGCCAACGACACCATGGTCGAGGCGATCGCGGCGCTGTCCGACCTCGGCAAATATGTCGCGGTCGACGTCTCCAGCATGAATACCGTCGCGGACGCTGCGGCCAACGCCAGCAGCGACGAGGATGACGACGATGACGGCTCCGGCGTGCGGCTCTATCAGAGCATCTACGAGACCGCGATGCGCAACAAGGTGCCGATGCCGGTCATCGAGGACATGATCAAGATCTATTCCTACGACGTCGATTTCCAGCGCAAGGTGCAGCCGGGCGATTCATTCGACGTGTTCTATGCCGGCGAAGAAGAGGGTACGACGTCGAGCGAAAAGAAGGACGTGCTGTTCGCTTCGCTCACGGTCGGCGGCGAGACCAAGAAATACTACCGCTACCAGAGCCCCGACGACGGCGTCGTCGACTACTACGACGAGACCGGCAAGAGCGCGAAGAAGTTCCTGGTCAGGAAGCCCGTCAACAACGCGATCATGCGCTCCGGCTTCGGCGGTCGCCGCCACCCGATCCTGGGCTATGTGAAGATGCATACCGGTGTCGACTGGGCTACCACCTACGGCACGCCGATCTTTTCCGCCGGCAATGGCGTGATCGAGAAAGCCCAACTCGAGGGCGGTTACGGAAAATATATCCGTATCAAGCACAACAACGGCTACGAGACCGCCTACGGCCACATGTCGGCGTTCGCCAAGGGCATGGAGCCGGGCAAGAAGGTGCGCCAGGGTCAGGTCATCGGCTTCGTCGGCTCGACCGGCCAGTCGACGGGCCCGCACGTCCACTACGAGATCCTGGTCAACGGCCGCTTCGTCGATCCGCTGCGGGTGAAACTGCCGCGCGGCCGTTCACTGGAAGGCCCGATGCTCGCCAGCTTCGAGAAAGAGCGCGACCGGCTCGACGGCATGATGAGCGGCCGCGGCGGCGCCATCGCCCGCATGTCGGACGCAACCGGCGGTCCGTTGCAGGTCAGCAACCGCTAA